In a genomic window of Rhodococcus sp. SGAir0479:
- a CDS encoding DUF4192 domain-containing protein, with protein MTTNPIRISTATEIVTAVPALLGFIPQRSVVAILLDGAKVVCAIRVDAGMDHLATQLLPVAEKQAVDSMILVSVADAQHTDQSLATLEAIRATLATAGVETRRALHTAATEQGAEWTDIETGESGVVDNPSTTAANLNRLIEGRSFVASREAIEDIYAPTEVDPTAEINRARAIARIQGRDSFARTTITELAALVTDRQTPSAELAARVGVMMADDVEARDIVLGLAINAPIEAHDAVAAIARHLTGIERAEALTVAGYFAYVAGRGPDAGIAFAAAENAAAAAGDVPPRLLDLLNRALSSGMTPAQMRTLGDAGIEAGRKRRVSLTAS; from the coding sequence ATGACCACCAACCCGATTCGCATCAGCACTGCAACCGAGATCGTCACCGCAGTCCCCGCGCTGCTCGGCTTCATCCCGCAGCGGTCCGTCGTCGCGATCCTGCTCGACGGCGCGAAGGTTGTCTGCGCCATCCGAGTCGACGCGGGCATGGACCACCTCGCCACGCAGCTGCTCCCTGTCGCGGAGAAGCAGGCGGTCGACTCCATGATCCTGGTTTCGGTCGCCGACGCGCAGCACACCGATCAGTCGCTGGCGACCCTCGAGGCGATCCGTGCGACCCTGGCAACCGCCGGAGTCGAGACGCGCCGAGCGCTCCACACGGCCGCAACCGAGCAGGGCGCCGAGTGGACGGACATCGAGACCGGCGAGAGCGGTGTAGTCGACAACCCGAGCACGACGGCAGCGAACCTCAATCGCCTCATCGAGGGCCGGAGCTTCGTCGCGAGCCGCGAGGCGATCGAGGACATCTACGCGCCCACCGAGGTTGATCCGACCGCAGAAATCAACCGCGCACGTGCGATCGCTCGCATCCAGGGACGTGACTCCTTCGCCCGCACCACCATCACCGAGCTGGCCGCGCTGGTGACGGATCGGCAGACACCGAGCGCCGAGCTGGCGGCCCGAGTGGGAGTGATGATGGCGGACGACGTCGAGGCGCGCGACATCGTTCTGGGGCTCGCTATCAACGCCCCCATCGAGGCGCACGACGCGGTCGCGGCGATCGCTCGCCACCTGACAGGCATCGAGCGCGCCGAGGCGCTCACCGTCGCCGGATACTTCGCTTACGTGGCGGGACGCGGACCCGACGCGGGCATCGCATTCGCCGCAGCCGAGAACGCCGCTGCGGCGGCCGGAGACGTTCCGCCGCGCCTGCTCGATCTGCTCAACCGAGCGCTCAGCAGCGGCATGACCCCGGCCCAGATGCGGACCCTGGGAGACGCAGGGATCGAGGCCGGTCGCAAGCGCAGAGTGTCGCTCACCGCGAGCTAG
- a CDS encoding HNH endonuclease, giving the protein MVDDEPLFGFDFDAPASASTRPSRVRVVDNTLQPSAENVASFWSKVVKSPTCWYWVGAISAPDGYGRFNFQRDNRQRTMLAHRFSVELVHGPLGDGVVCEHKCNEPLCVRVGHAHLVKSTHSENVRYAIALGRLSGHTFLDGQGRSRYQRSLDIRDALRDGYDEVALLRAKTDPGPDQGILF; this is encoded by the coding sequence GTGGTCGACGACGAGCCGCTCTTCGGCTTCGACTTCGATGCGCCGGCGTCGGCGTCGACGCGTCCGTCGCGCGTCCGGGTGGTCGACAACACCCTTCAACCCTCGGCTGAGAACGTCGCGTCGTTCTGGTCGAAGGTCGTGAAGTCGCCGACGTGTTGGTACTGGGTCGGAGCGATCAGTGCGCCCGATGGGTACGGACGGTTCAACTTCCAACGAGACAATCGTCAGCGCACGATGCTGGCGCATCGCTTCTCGGTCGAACTGGTGCACGGGCCGCTCGGTGATGGTGTCGTGTGCGAGCACAAGTGCAACGAGCCGCTGTGCGTGCGGGTGGGACACGCGCACTTGGTGAAGTCGACGCACAGCGAGAACGTGAGATACGCAATCGCGCTCGGCCGACTGTCAGGCCACACCTTTCTCGACGGCCAGGGGCGCTCGCGCTATCAGCGGTCGCTCGATATCCGCGATGCGCTCCGAGACGGCTATGACGAAGTTGCACTACTCCGGGCGAAGACTGATCCCGGTCCAGACCAAGGCATCCTGTTCTGA
- the mobF gene encoding MobF family relaxase, translating into MTVHKLSAGDGYVYLTKHVAAGDATEYRKADAVDYYVAKGTPPGIWCGKLAEKAGVEVGTEVTEDAMRSVFGAARTPNAFATRPGKGSTLDERLDWSESTALGRAFSWYENSQEFVNDVEERCSAYKATYGEYPDSAARAAIQQTTARKHLRRAKGDKVDLMSDEDVTKFITEQYAKMRQPVAGYDLVFTPVKSISLLWGLGDAQVKEAVEEAHKQAVDEALAWIEDEVIYTRRGAGGARKVKAEGLLIARFDHFDNRVGDPNLHTHSAILNRVLAEGKWTTIDGQVLYKANVAASERYNTRVADLVARKLGVTFAPRPDTAVGKQPVYEVEGIPVGLLEEFSRRAQIEDRQAELAREYKDKYGKNPPKKVQYAQAQQATLDTRNAKNPPRSLAELRAEWRERASAILAGSDPSTLVNEVQSGRDRRPAFYAPQLPALVQEVTDDLSRKVGSWTVFSLQAEIQRRLREFSFAGEMDVNEYVSDAVDLAVRDYCLPTFTEVYDAPESVSERVERGLRRMVDVDRAEMRYTAQAVLDAEEFMRDNAEIDDEHTVAERVIRRQIRRAEKKAGHTLGSDQIAMVEHFLTARKKVAVAVGAAGAGKTTAATVIARAWEDTNGKVVALGPSARAAEVLGEEISVEGRTIADVLTRARVGIPTGIDSGDLLLVDEAGMASARDLADLTRIAMEAGAVVRLLGDPQQLASVEAGGVLRDLAERTDAPFLEQVHRFKTEGEAEASLLLRSGADNALDWYERRDRIRDGMRHELPDMVFDAYVADVEADKVALMVAPTNDLVRELNIKAAAYYRANGTVTGPGVVLADGLEAAVGDVVVTRKNNSKYVVKDADGQRAGRVKNGDLWTVSEIGEDGSLRLRNNVSDGEVTVAADYITDNVQLGYATTVHRSQGMTVGSCHVLAAANMDRQSLYVAMTRGKNTNIVYAANDELPDWDFEHRPDEHPAAIDLLNKIVARDGSQRTVHQMIEDEQRQAASWDRLRSTHNLAAGALYENLTENLLGEILTERQFSWVHQLGGWDKIVEIVAQSETFGWDTRALLSDAAAAMRAAGKAGELDSENRAPGRVMADALQAATSRENSIPLPRTRTDAVAGYSVPALSEAAAETDPILAAFVRSQQQQMHAFVDAYTTAAIAENAAWVTAMGDPGTDSRKIAMWEKAVREVALSRVKNSAPADEADPVAYLAEARAEQITRVIDRVQSAPARRSPYADHTTAELAAARESSKRRIGETRTLIALARQELDRAQGKDSGTAAVDSTVAAVAADEQKIHAVRQAREDLELLRRSGVTTRDQLDSAARAVSAAEATAPPERRWPVIERSAQSNRAIAAQRDRAHVTDERVVGKLNDRIARLETSLSAERGHLKSIDTEIERRDGSGRRDARGPQRPTGPPIAREEAPRVDRDHGPDLDM; encoded by the coding sequence ATGACCGTCCACAAGCTCAGTGCTGGGGACGGCTACGTCTATCTCACGAAGCATGTTGCGGCCGGCGACGCGACCGAGTATCGCAAGGCTGACGCGGTCGACTACTACGTCGCGAAGGGCACCCCGCCGGGGATCTGGTGCGGAAAGCTCGCCGAGAAGGCCGGCGTGGAGGTCGGTACCGAAGTCACCGAGGACGCAATGCGTTCGGTGTTCGGCGCGGCTCGCACCCCGAACGCCTTCGCTACCCGGCCCGGCAAGGGGTCGACGCTGGACGAGCGCCTCGACTGGTCTGAGAGCACTGCTCTCGGACGGGCGTTCTCCTGGTACGAGAACAGCCAGGAGTTCGTGAACGACGTCGAGGAGCGGTGCTCGGCGTACAAGGCCACTTACGGCGAGTACCCGGATTCCGCTGCGCGGGCTGCGATCCAGCAGACCACCGCACGCAAGCATTTGCGGCGCGCCAAGGGCGACAAGGTCGACCTGATGAGCGACGAGGATGTCACCAAGTTCATCACCGAGCAGTACGCGAAGATGCGCCAACCGGTGGCCGGGTACGACCTGGTGTTCACGCCGGTGAAGTCGATCTCTCTGCTGTGGGGTCTCGGCGACGCCCAGGTGAAAGAGGCTGTCGAAGAGGCACATAAGCAGGCCGTCGACGAGGCCCTCGCCTGGATCGAGGACGAGGTGATCTACACCCGTCGCGGGGCCGGCGGCGCCCGCAAGGTCAAGGCCGAGGGGCTGCTGATCGCACGGTTCGACCACTTCGACAACCGTGTCGGTGATCCGAACCTGCACACCCATTCCGCGATCCTGAACCGGGTACTGGCAGAGGGAAAGTGGACGACGATCGACGGCCAGGTGCTCTACAAGGCGAACGTTGCTGCGTCGGAGCGCTACAACACGCGCGTCGCCGATCTGGTCGCGCGCAAGCTCGGCGTCACCTTCGCCCCGCGCCCCGATACCGCCGTCGGCAAGCAGCCGGTGTACGAGGTCGAGGGCATCCCCGTAGGGCTGCTCGAGGAGTTCTCGCGGCGCGCCCAGATCGAGGATCGACAGGCCGAACTCGCACGCGAGTACAAGGACAAGTACGGCAAGAACCCGCCGAAGAAGGTGCAGTACGCGCAGGCGCAGCAGGCGACGCTGGACACCAGGAACGCGAAGAACCCGCCACGATCGTTGGCGGAGTTGCGCGCCGAGTGGCGCGAGCGCGCGTCCGCGATTCTCGCGGGCTCCGACCCCAGCACGCTGGTCAACGAGGTGCAGTCCGGTCGCGATCGGCGGCCTGCGTTCTACGCCCCGCAGCTGCCTGCTCTCGTGCAGGAAGTGACCGACGATCTTTCGCGCAAGGTCGGTTCGTGGACCGTCTTCTCTCTGCAGGCCGAGATTCAGCGTCGGCTGCGAGAGTTCAGTTTCGCGGGCGAGATGGACGTCAACGAGTACGTCTCGGACGCGGTCGATCTCGCCGTCCGCGACTACTGCCTTCCTACCTTCACCGAGGTCTACGACGCGCCGGAGAGTGTCAGCGAACGCGTCGAGCGTGGGCTGCGACGAATGGTCGACGTCGATCGGGCAGAGATGCGATACACCGCGCAGGCGGTGCTCGACGCCGAAGAGTTCATGCGTGACAACGCGGAGATCGACGACGAGCACACCGTCGCCGAACGCGTCATCCGCCGACAGATCCGACGAGCGGAGAAGAAGGCCGGACACACCCTCGGATCCGACCAGATCGCGATGGTCGAGCACTTCCTCACTGCGAGGAAGAAGGTCGCCGTTGCTGTCGGTGCGGCGGGCGCCGGCAAGACCACCGCGGCGACAGTGATCGCCCGCGCATGGGAAGACACCAACGGAAAGGTGGTCGCCCTCGGGCCGTCGGCCCGTGCTGCAGAGGTGCTCGGGGAGGAGATTTCCGTCGAGGGACGCACGATCGCGGATGTGCTCACCCGCGCCCGCGTCGGCATCCCGACCGGCATCGACAGTGGCGATCTTCTGCTCGTCGACGAGGCCGGTATGGCCTCTGCTCGCGACCTCGCGGACCTCACCCGCATCGCGATGGAGGCCGGCGCAGTCGTCCGCCTGCTCGGTGATCCCCAGCAGCTCGCCTCCGTCGAAGCTGGCGGTGTTCTGCGTGATCTGGCCGAACGAACCGACGCCCCGTTCCTCGAACAGGTTCACCGGTTCAAGACCGAGGGCGAAGCCGAGGCCAGCCTGCTTCTGCGTTCCGGAGCCGACAACGCGCTCGACTGGTACGAGCGCCGTGACCGCATCCGTGACGGAATGCGGCACGAGCTGCCCGACATGGTTTTTGACGCGTACGTCGCCGATGTCGAGGCCGACAAGGTTGCCCTCATGGTCGCCCCGACGAACGACCTGGTCCGCGAACTCAACATCAAGGCCGCCGCGTACTACCGCGCCAACGGCACCGTCACCGGACCCGGAGTCGTTCTTGCGGACGGACTCGAAGCCGCTGTCGGCGACGTCGTCGTCACCCGCAAGAACAACAGCAAGTACGTCGTGAAGGACGCCGACGGACAACGTGCCGGGCGCGTGAAGAACGGTGACCTGTGGACCGTCTCCGAGATCGGTGAGGACGGTTCACTGCGCCTGCGGAACAACGTCTCCGACGGCGAGGTGACGGTCGCAGCCGACTACATCACCGACAACGTCCAACTCGGCTACGCAACGACGGTGCACCGTTCGCAGGGCATGACCGTCGGTAGCTGTCACGTTCTCGCGGCCGCGAACATGGACCGCCAGTCGCTGTACGTCGCGATGACTCGCGGCAAGAACACGAACATCGTCTACGCCGCCAACGATGAGCTACCCGACTGGGACTTCGAGCATCGGCCAGACGAGCATCCGGCCGCGATCGACCTTCTCAACAAGATCGTCGCCCGCGACGGTTCGCAGCGAACCGTGCACCAGATGATCGAGGACGAGCAGCGCCAAGCCGCGTCGTGGGACCGACTGCGCAGCACCCACAACCTCGCGGCCGGCGCGCTCTACGAGAATCTGACCGAGAACCTGCTCGGCGAGATCCTCACCGAGCGCCAGTTCTCGTGGGTCCACCAGCTCGGCGGCTGGGACAAAATCGTCGAGATCGTCGCGCAGTCCGAAACCTTCGGCTGGGACACCCGCGCCTTGTTGTCGGATGCGGCCGCGGCGATGCGCGCCGCCGGAAAGGCGGGCGAGCTCGACAGCGAGAATCGCGCTCCCGGCCGCGTGATGGCCGATGCCCTGCAGGCTGCGACGAGCCGCGAGAACAGTATCCCCCTCCCCCGCACTCGCACCGACGCGGTAGCCGGATACTCGGTGCCGGCCCTGAGCGAGGCTGCGGCCGAAACCGATCCGATCCTCGCCGCCTTCGTCCGATCGCAACAGCAGCAGATGCACGCGTTCGTCGACGCGTACACGACCGCGGCGATCGCCGAGAACGCCGCATGGGTGACGGCAATGGGCGACCCAGGGACGGACTCGCGGAAGATCGCGATGTGGGAGAAGGCGGTGCGCGAGGTCGCGCTCTCCCGCGTCAAGAACTCCGCGCCAGCCGACGAAGCCGACCCCGTGGCGTACCTGGCCGAGGCGCGCGCCGAGCAGATCACACGAGTGATCGACAGGGTGCAGTCCGCACCGGCTCGACGCTCCCCCTACGCCGATCACACCACGGCCGAACTCGCGGCCGCGCGTGAATCGAGTAAGCGGCGGATCGGCGAGACCCGGACCCTTATCGCTCTGGCGAGGCAGGAGCTCGACCGCGCACAGGGCAAGGATTCAGGCACCGCGGCCGTCGATTCCACGGTCGCGGCCGTCGCGGCGGACGAGCAGAAGATCCACGCCGTGCGGCAGGCCCGGGAAGACCTGGAACTGCTGCGCCGCTCCGGTGTCACCACTCGCGATCAGCTCGACAGCGCCGCCCGGGCGGTATCGGCCGCAGAGGCCACTGCGCCGCCGGAACGCCGTTGGCCCGTGATCGAGAGGTCCGCACAGTCGAATCGTGCGATCGCTGCGCAACGCGACCGCGCCCACGTGACGGACGAGCGCGTCGTCGGAAAGCTCAACGACCGCATCGCCCGCTTGGAGACGTCGCTGTCGGCCGAGCGCGGGCACCTCAAGTCGATCGACACGGAGATCGAGCGCCGTGACGGCTCCGGCAGGCGCGACGCTCGCGGCCCGCAGCGACCCACAGGGCCGCCGATCGCGCGCGAAGAGGCTCCGCGCGTCGACCGCGATCACGGACCAGACCTGGATATGTGA
- a CDS encoding ArsR/SmtB family transcription factor: MSIQDGRGETACCSPLMREPLTEDWAGDLARMFKAIGDPVRLRMLSLIASHEGGESCVCDISPAFELSQPTISHHLKVLREAGLLDCERRGTWVYYRVIPSALAQLSAVLCPEAGVVEGSACVPDATVVEVAR, encoded by the coding sequence ATGTCGATACAGGATGGCCGAGGTGAAACGGCCTGCTGCTCGCCGCTGATGAGGGAACCCCTGACTGAGGATTGGGCTGGGGACCTGGCCCGGATGTTCAAGGCGATCGGCGATCCGGTGCGTCTGCGGATGCTGAGTCTGATCGCGAGCCACGAGGGCGGGGAGAGCTGCGTCTGCGACATCTCGCCGGCGTTCGAGCTGTCCCAGCCGACGATCTCGCATCACCTGAAGGTGCTGCGTGAGGCCGGTTTGCTCGATTGTGAGCGGCGCGGCACGTGGGTGTACTACCGGGTGATCCCGTCTGCGCTCGCGCAACTGTCGGCGGTGCTGTGCCCCGAAGCGGGTGTCGTCGAGGGCTCGGCCTGCGTGCCCGACGCCACGGTCGTGGAGGTGGCTCGGTGA
- the arsB gene encoding ACR3 family arsenite efflux transporter translates to MTETTTHPAVVGKLSALDRFLPVWIGVAMVAGLLLGRMIPGLGDTLSTVEIDGISLPIALGLLIMMYPVLAKVRYDRLDTVTGDRKLLLGSLLLNWVLGPALMFALAWIFLPDLPEYRTGLIIVGLARCIAMVIIWNDLACGDREAAAVLVAINSVFQVIMFAVLGWFYLSVLPGWLGLEQTTIDTSPWQIAKSVLIFLGIPLLAGFLTRHYGEKAKGRTWYEQKFLPRIGPGALYGLLFTIVILFALQGEQITSRPMDVVRIAIPLLAYFAIMWGGGYLLGAGMGLGYERTTTLAFTAAGNNFELAIAVAIATYGATSGQALAGVVGPLIEVPVLVGLVYVSLALRVRFTPPATTARPAAVKEP, encoded by the coding sequence GTGACCGAGACGACGACGCACCCGGCCGTCGTGGGCAAGCTCTCCGCCCTCGACCGGTTCCTGCCGGTGTGGATCGGGGTGGCGATGGTCGCCGGCCTGCTCCTGGGCCGGATGATCCCGGGTCTCGGGGACACCCTGAGCACGGTCGAGATCGACGGCATCTCGCTGCCGATCGCCCTCGGCCTGCTGATCATGATGTATCCGGTACTGGCGAAGGTCCGCTACGACCGACTCGACACCGTCACCGGCGACCGCAAACTCCTCCTCGGGTCTTTGCTGCTGAACTGGGTACTCGGCCCGGCGCTGATGTTCGCGCTCGCCTGGATCTTCCTGCCCGACCTGCCCGAATACCGGACCGGGCTGATCATCGTCGGCCTGGCCCGCTGCATCGCAATGGTCATCATCTGGAACGACCTCGCGTGCGGCGACCGGGAGGCCGCCGCGGTGCTGGTGGCGATCAACTCGGTGTTCCAGGTGATCATGTTCGCCGTGCTCGGCTGGTTCTACCTCTCGGTCCTGCCGGGCTGGCTGGGGCTTGAGCAGACCACGATCGACACCTCCCCGTGGCAGATCGCCAAGTCGGTGCTGATCTTCCTCGGCATCCCGCTGCTCGCAGGCTTCCTGACCCGCCACTACGGCGAGAAAGCCAAGGGCCGCACCTGGTACGAGCAGAAGTTCCTGCCCCGGATCGGGCCGGGGGCGCTCTACGGGCTGCTGTTCACGATCGTGATTCTCTTCGCGTTGCAGGGCGAGCAGATCACCTCGCGGCCGATGGATGTGGTGCGGATCGCGATCCCGCTGCTGGCGTACTTCGCGATCATGTGGGGCGGCGGCTACCTGCTCGGAGCCGGCATGGGTCTCGGCTACGAGCGCACCACCACGCTCGCTTTCACCGCCGCCGGCAACAACTTCGAGCTTGCGATCGCCGTGGCGATCGCCACCTACGGCGCCACCTCCGGGCAGGCGCTGGCCGGGGTCGTCGGCCCACTGATCGAGGTGCCGGTCCTCGTCGGCCTGGTCTATGTCTCCCTCGCGCTACGCGTACGCTTCACTCCACCCGCAACCACCGCCCGTCCGGCGGCAGTGAAGGAGCCGTGA
- a CDS encoding arsenate reductase ArsC, which translates to MATPSVLFVCVHNAGRSQMAAGFLAHLAGDRIEVRSAGSAPADQVNPAAVEAMAEVGIDISAQSPKILTVDAVQASDVVITMGCGDTCPVFPGKSYRDWVLDDPAGQGVDAVRPIRDEIRAKVEALVAELTARTAER; encoded by the coding sequence ATGGCCACCCCGTCCGTCCTGTTCGTCTGCGTCCACAACGCCGGCCGCTCCCAGATGGCCGCGGGCTTCCTGGCCCATCTGGCCGGTGACCGGATCGAGGTCCGCTCCGCCGGTAGCGCGCCCGCCGACCAGGTGAATCCGGCCGCGGTGGAGGCGATGGCCGAGGTCGGCATCGACATCTCCGCTCAGTCTCCGAAGATCCTGACTGTCGATGCCGTGCAGGCGTCAGATGTGGTGATCACGATGGGGTGCGGTGACACCTGCCCGGTGTTCCCGGGCAAGTCCTACCGCGACTGGGTGCTCGACGACCCGGCAGGACAGGGCGTCGACGCGGTCCGCCCGATCCGCGACGAGATCCGCGCCAAGGTCGAGGCCCTGGTCGCCGAGCTGACCGCGCGGACCGCCGAGCGGTAA
- a CDS encoding ArsO family NAD(P)H-dependent flavin-containing monooxygenase codes for MPTSVDVGVVGGGQAGLAAGYYLRRAGHRFVILDDQPAAGGAWPRMWPSLRLFSPSQFAALPGWPMPLWRDGFPPASHVVDYLTAYEQRYDLPIERPVRVSAVRREGRNLLVEAENRMWRARRVISATGTWQQPFWPIYPGARTFTGRQLHTVDYRTPDEFAGADVVVVGGGNSAAQLVAEISTVASTTWVTTRPPRFLPDGVDGRALFEVASQRAAALAAGRPDPGGVAALGDIVMVPEVLAARERGALTAQPMFDHLTPDGIAWGERRQHADVVLWATGFRPALAHLRPLRLRGHDGAVPTAGTRALKEPHLHLLGYGDWTGPGSATILGVGRTAKSAVAELDLDD; via the coding sequence ATGCCGACGAGCGTGGATGTGGGCGTGGTCGGCGGCGGGCAAGCGGGCCTGGCCGCCGGCTACTACCTGCGCCGGGCCGGGCACCGCTTCGTCATCCTCGACGACCAACCGGCCGCGGGCGGCGCGTGGCCGCGCATGTGGCCGTCGCTGCGGCTGTTCTCCCCGTCGCAGTTCGCGGCCCTTCCGGGGTGGCCCATGCCGCTGTGGCGGGACGGGTTCCCACCCGCCAGTCATGTCGTCGACTACCTCACCGCCTACGAGCAGCGCTATGACCTGCCGATCGAGCGGCCGGTGCGGGTGAGCGCGGTCCGCCGCGAAGGCCGCAACCTGCTGGTCGAGGCGGAGAATCGGATGTGGCGGGCCCGCAGGGTCATCAGCGCCACCGGAACCTGGCAGCAGCCCTTCTGGCCGATCTACCCCGGCGCCCGCACCTTCACCGGACGCCAGCTGCACACCGTCGACTACCGCACCCCGGACGAGTTCGCCGGCGCGGACGTCGTGGTCGTGGGCGGCGGCAACTCCGCCGCCCAGCTCGTCGCCGAGATCTCCACCGTCGCATCGACAACCTGGGTGACCACCCGGCCGCCGCGGTTCCTGCCCGATGGTGTCGACGGCCGGGCGCTGTTCGAGGTCGCTTCCCAGCGCGCCGCCGCCCTGGCCGCCGGACGGCCCGATCCAGGCGGGGTCGCCGCGCTCGGCGACATCGTGATGGTCCCGGAAGTCCTCGCCGCCCGCGAGCGCGGCGCCCTAACCGCGCAGCCGATGTTCGACCACCTCACCCCCGACGGTATCGCCTGGGGCGAGCGCCGCCAGCACGCCGACGTCGTGTTGTGGGCCACCGGCTTCCGGCCCGCCCTTGCTCACCTGCGCCCACTACGACTGCGCGGCCACGACGGCGCCGTTCCCACCGCCGGCACCCGCGCCCTCAAGGAACCGCACCTGCACCTGCTCGGTTACGGCGACTGGACCGGGCCCGGATCGGCCACCATCCTCGGCGTCGGCCGCACCGCGAAATCCGCTGTCGCCGAACTCGACCTCGACGACTGA
- a CDS encoding arsenate-mycothiol transferase ArsC, translating to MNAPSVLFVCVKNGGKSQMAAGLMRAATGDRVDVHSAGTRPAAAINALSAEALLEVGVDITGETPKAIDPQLVRDVDLVVTLGREASVDPVPGTAFENWDTDEPSERGIDGIERMRLVRDDIATRVTDLATRLHP from the coding sequence ATGAACGCACCCTCGGTGCTGTTCGTATGCGTGAAGAACGGCGGCAAGTCCCAGATGGCCGCCGGACTGATGCGCGCCGCCACCGGCGACCGCGTCGACGTCCACTCCGCCGGCACCAGACCCGCCGCCGCGATCAACGCGCTCTCGGCCGAAGCTCTACTCGAGGTCGGCGTCGACATCACCGGCGAAACCCCGAAAGCGATCGACCCACAGCTAGTTCGAGATGTCGATCTGGTCGTCACCCTCGGCCGCGAAGCATCCGTCGACCCGGTCCCGGGCACCGCGTTCGAGAACTGGGACACCGACGAGCCGTCCGAGCGCGGCATCGACGGCATCGAGCGGATGCGGCTGGTCCGCGACGACATCGCCACCCGCGTCACCGACCTCGCTACTCGTCTACACCCCTGA
- a CDS encoding ArsI/CadI family heavy metal resistance metalloenzyme produces MSRAQLALNVDDLDEAVTFYSKLFGTEPAKRKPGYANFAIAEPPLKLVLLENPGKGGTINHLGVEVESSEKVHAEIARLTGEGLFTDEEIGTTCCFATQDKVWVTGPAGEKWEVYTVLADSDTFGSSPQHLDGPQGSEGGVCCGTAAPAAEEKDEKEAAAAGNSCC; encoded by the coding sequence ATGTCACGCGCTCAACTCGCACTCAACGTCGACGACCTGGACGAGGCGGTCACGTTCTACTCGAAGCTGTTCGGCACCGAGCCCGCGAAGCGCAAGCCCGGGTATGCGAACTTCGCGATCGCCGAGCCGCCGCTCAAGCTGGTGCTGCTCGAGAACCCGGGCAAGGGCGGCACGATCAATCACCTCGGCGTGGAGGTCGAGTCGTCGGAGAAGGTGCACGCGGAGATCGCGCGCCTGACCGGCGAGGGCCTGTTCACCGACGAGGAGATCGGCACGACCTGTTGCTTCGCCACGCAGGACAAGGTGTGGGTGACCGGTCCGGCCGGTGAGAAGTGGGAGGTCTACACCGTGCTCGCCGACTCCGACACCTTCGGCTCGAGCCCCCAGCATCTCGACGGCCCGCAGGGGTCCGAGGGCGGCGTGTGCTGCGGCACCGCAGCCCCCGCGGCAGAGGAGAAGGACGAGAAGGAAGCGGCTGCCGCCGGCAATTCCTGCTGCTGA
- a CDS encoding Rv2640c family ArsR-like transcriptional regulator encodes MPKALPVIDVSAPICCAPVSAAPMGDDAALEVALRLKALADPVRIKLMSILLTTDAGEVCTCDLATGVDLAESTVSHHLGQLRKAGMVESQRRGMNVYYRARTDALDALRLVLDPNCCR; translated from the coding sequence ATGCCGAAAGCCTTGCCGGTCATCGACGTCAGTGCACCGATCTGCTGCGCGCCGGTCTCCGCTGCCCCGATGGGCGACGATGCCGCACTCGAGGTCGCGCTGCGCCTCAAGGCCCTCGCCGACCCGGTCCGGATCAAGCTGATGTCGATCCTGCTCACCACCGACGCGGGCGAGGTCTGTACATGCGACCTCGCTACCGGCGTCGACCTGGCCGAGTCGACCGTCAGCCACCACCTCGGCCAACTCCGCAAGGCCGGCATGGTCGAATCCCAGCGGCGCGGCATGAACGTCTACTACCGCGCCCGCACTGATGCCCTCGACGCACTCCGCCTGGTGCTCGACCCAAACTGCTGCCGCTGA